One window of Quercus robur chromosome 5, dhQueRobu3.1, whole genome shotgun sequence genomic DNA carries:
- the LOC126727775 gene encoding uncharacterized protein LOC126727775: protein MATFVAELAGSRGFSRIPPEGLGMVVSVNPRLLLPSKSILAYARKQSRSAIFEWDAEKKGWFWHTGDYPPGWEKKVKVINISVPSKKAPAKPKSDGKTKPATPLPPAGAPLASRTRGSKRKTTPHPVSAAERRSKHKEDSSVTRPILLDEPEYEEEPEPLSIYCPIAEEISASMGVPMEGFFDGVDAVFTTPAPFTTAHKAPAKTPTPSAEPVPREGTHVEGVGETTPLPAERPTPSEGVIPPAAVQTKVTSLVLPLVISTSDPFAAISQAAKGGASLVVTPSSIPDSATRGPDTDLSSKGSDDILKDPDDALVLKKRIFDSDEEGSASPEPDFIGVGMTAPATPVAPIPVAPSVPVSAIPTTPASVVPTVLISATPAAPIPGPLPTIPSQFEASSSSAAVSDDAVAFLGRFD from the exons ATGGCTACATTTGTGGCTGAGTTAGCGGGGAGTCGTGGCTTCTCCCGTATTCCTCCTGAAGGGCTAGGTATGGTTGTCTCAGTTAACCCTCGTCTGCTGCTTCCTTCTAAGTCTATTTTGGCGTATGCTAGAAAACAAAGCCGGTCAGCCATCTTTGAATGGGACGCAGAGAAGAAAGGATGGTTTTGGCACACTGGTGACTATCCTCCTGGTTGGGAGAAAAAAGTTAAAGTAATCAACATCTCCGTACCGAGCAAGAAAGCGCCTGCCAAACCCAAGTCCGATGGCAAAACCAAGCCTGCCACACCACTACCTCCTGCAGGTGCTCCTTTGGCTAGCAGGACTCGTGGtagcaaaaggaaaactacTCCTCACCCTGTATCTGCCGCTGAACGGAGG TCCAAGCATAAGGAAGACTCATCAGTTACCCGCCCCATTTTGCTTGATGAGCCTGAATATGAG gaggagCCTGAGCCTTTATCCATATATTGCCCCATTGCCGAGGAGATTTCCGCCTCTATGGGTGTACCCATGGAAGGGTTTTTTGATGGGGTCGATGCAGTATTCACAACGCCTGCTCCTTTTACTACTGCTCACAAGGCTCCTGCCAAAACTCCCACCCCTTCTGCTGAGCCAGTACCTAGAGAGGGTACTCATGTCGAAGGAGTTGGTGAGACTACACCTTTACCTGCCGAGAGACCCACTCCTTCAGAGGGAGTCATTCCTCCTGCCGCCGTTCAAACTAAGGTCACTTCTCTCGTTTTGCCGCTTGTGATTTCGACTAGTGACCCTTTTGCAGCTATCTCCCAGGCTGCAAAGGGAGGTGCCTCACTTGTTGTTACTCCTTCCTCCATTCCCGATTCCGCTACCCGTGGTCCTGATACGGACTTATCCTCAAAAGGATCTGATGACATTCTCAAGGATCCTGATGATGCGCTCGTCCTGAAAAAGAGAATTTTCGATTCCGATGAAGAGGGGAGTGCTTCGCCCGAGCCTGACTTCATTG GCGTGGGAATGACTGCTCCTGCCACACCCGTAGCGCCTATTCCTGTCGCACCTTCAGTACCCGTTTCAGCCATACCTACTACTCCTGCTTCTGTTGTGCCTACAGTACTTATTTCTGCTACACCCGCAGCCCCCATTCCTG GTCCACTTCCTACTATCCCTTCTCAGTTTGAGGCGAGTAGTAGTTCTGCTGCCGTCTCGGATGATGCTGTAGCCTTCCTTGGCCGCTTTGACTAG